A region of the Candidatus Lokiarchaeota archaeon genome:
CCACTCGATTTGCCAAATCAGCTATGACACCGGCATCGTGACTAATTAGCAGCGTTGAAACATCGAATTCGTCACGAATCATCTCAAGCACATTGAGTATCTGTCTCTGAATAGTTACATCAAGTGCTGAAGTTGGCTCGTCTGCAATTACCAGATATGGCCCAGAGATTATTGACATGGCAATGAGTATTCTTTGGGATTCTCCGCCGCTAAAACTACCCGGGTCCAGTACAAAGCGTGTTCCTGAATCAGCTAACTGCACAAGATCAAGATATTCAAGAACTTTCCTTTTCAGTTCAAGGAGTCTTACATCTTCCTTGTGAATTTCAACCGGTTCACCTGTTTGCATACCAACACTATACTGTGGATTGAGAGCATGCCCAAGTCCTTGAGGTATAAGTGAAATCTCCCCACCGCGAATCTCGACCAATTCTTCTTCAGGGAGAGCAGTCAGCTCTTTGCCTCTGAAGACTACTTTTCCATGAACGCCCGCTCTCTCATTTCCTTTGTCATCAAATCTTTCCCGTAAACCGGGCGTGCTGGATGCACCTGCTTCGAATCTTGCTATCTTCTCAAAAAGACCTAGTATAGCCAGAGCAAG
Encoded here:
- a CDS encoding ATP-binding cassette domain-containing protein; the protein is MAVVLVLVSMVGNVSEEDALLRVENLRAYYPSKEGLIRAVDDVSFEVNEGECLGLLGESGCGKSSLALAILGLFEKIARFEAGASSTPGLRERFDDKGNERAGVHGKVVFRGKELTALPEEELVEIRGGEISLIPQGLGHALNPQYSVGMQTGEPVEIHKEDVRLLELKRKVLEYLDLVQLADSGTRFVLDPGSFSGGESQRILIAMSIISGPYLVIADEPTSALDVTIQRQILNVLEMIRDEFDVSTLLISHDAGVIADLANRVAVMYAGKIMELGEAVQMFHEPDHPYTRGLMASYPRIAMMQMKKGKERPRLRGIQGNPPDPANIPSGCPFHPRCEFAIDECSTTVPDYREVEPGHFIRCLRWEDLS